The following are encoded in a window of Ricinus communis isolate WT05 ecotype wild-type chromosome 4, ASM1957865v1, whole genome shotgun sequence genomic DNA:
- the LOC8277083 gene encoding uncharacterized protein LOC8277083 isoform X2 — MSLSPDPNHHHQPSNFFHSATTAITSLISTNPKTSPSSTIPLSPPKICIPFQFADSSYRPLTRSSFESTHPDSVSPKSAAVKGLSSAESSSGFPSTVRIAGLNSNGKGGGPAFVGQVFSMCDLSGTGLMAVSTHFDIPFISKRTPEWLKKVFTTVTKSERKGPVFRFFMDLGDAVTYVKRLNIPSGVVGACRLDLAYEHFKEKPHLFQFVPNEKQVKAANQLLKTIPQSDGRRKVDGVPVFSAQNLDIAIATTDGIKWYTPYFFDKSMLDNILEESVDQHFHALIQTRHMQRRRDVIDDNLAAEVIEEMGDSMLEPPEVQEMMDEIGHPAIPLNVISKAAEIQLLYAVDRVILGNRWLRKATGIQPKFPYMVDSFEKRSASSFRRASEPASYLAKSKTDADTSKLNLEDGAQANHEPITDLRLQFGDWFKSLGLKQQQKPEKGSEIRKQKLEMNPFLPKITMVGISTGEAGQMSKASLKKTMEDLTRELEHTDRENAPGSSNNGNDLEMEDRDPLFVANVGDYYSGMSKTNSPRLVRGGSK; from the exons ATGTCCTTGTCACCCGACCCAAACCACCACCACCAGCCATCTAACTTCTTCCACTCAGCCACCACCGCTATTACCTCTCTTATCTCCACTAATCCTAAAACGTCACCGTCTTCAACAATCCCACTCTCTCCACCCAAAATTTGCATCCCTTTTCAATTTGCCGACTCCTCTTATCGTCCACTCACCCGCTCGTCCTTCGAGTCTACTCACCCTGACTCTGTTTCTCCAAAATCTGCCGCCGTTAAAGGCTTGTCATCTGCCGAGTCAAGCTCTGGATTTCCATCAACGGTCAGGATTGCTGGCCTCAATTCTAACGGCAAGGGTGGTGGGCCCGCTTTTGTCGGTCAGGTTTTCAGTATGTGCGATCTTTCCGGGACTGGACTTATGGCTGTCTCTACTCATTTTGATATTCCTTTCATTTCCAAAAG AACACCTGAGTGGCTTAAGAAGGTCTTTACAACAGTCACCAAGAGTGAGAGGAAAGGGCCTGTGTTTCGTTTTTTCATGGATTTAGGTGATGCGG ttACATATGTTAAACGGCTAAATATTCCAAGTGGCGTGGTGGGCGCTTGCCGCCTTGATTTAGCATATGAACATTTCAAG GAAAAACCCCACCTATTTCAGTTTGTTCCGAATGAGAAACAG GTTAAGGCTGCAAACCAACTTCTCAAGACAATTCCTCAGAGTGATGGCAGAAGGAAGGTTGACGGTGTTCCTGTTTTCAGTGCTCAAAATTTAGATATTGCAATAGCCACTACAGATGGGATTAAATG GTATACTCCATATTTTTTTGACAAAAGCATGCTAGATAACATTCTCGAAGAATCTGTTGATCAGCATTTTCATGCTTTAATTCAAACTCGGCACATGCAGCGCCGACGTGATGTTATTGACGATAACTTAGCTGCAGAGGTGATCGAAGAAATGGGAGACAGCATGTTGGAGCCACCGGAG GTTCAGGAAATGATGGATGAGATTGGCCACCCTGCTATACCTTTGAACGTTATTTCAAAGGCTGCTGAAATCCAACTTCTTTATGCTGTTGACAGGGTAATATTAGGTAATAGGTGGTTAAGAAAAGCAACTGGTATTCAGCCCAAGTTTCCATATATGGTTGACTCTTTTGAGAAAAG GAGTGCATCTTCTTTCCGGAGAGCCTCTGAGCCTGCCAGTTATCTCGCCAAATCTAAAACAGATGCTGACACTTCAAAGCTTAATTTAGAAGATGGTGCTCAAGCCAATCATGAACCGATAACAGACCTGCGTCTGCAGTTTGGAGACTGGTTTAAGAGTCTAGGGTTGAAACAACAGCAGAAACCTGAAAAGGGATCAGAAATAAG AAAGCAAAAACTAGAGATGAATCCTTTTCTTCCAAAGATTACAATGGTTGGCATCTCAACCGGAGAAGCAGGACAAATGAGCAAAGCTAGTTTAAAGAAGACAATGGAGgatctaaccagagagttggAGCATACAGATAGGGAAAATGCCCCAGGTAGTAGCAATAATGGCAATGACTTAGAAATGGAAGACAGGGATCCGCTCTTTGTGGCTAATGTAGGTGATTACTACTCTGGTATGTCAAAGACAAATTCACCTCGATTGGTTCGCGGAGGAAGCAAATAA
- the LOC8277083 gene encoding uncharacterized protein LOC8277083 isoform X1, with amino-acid sequence MSLSPDPNHHHQPSNFFHSATTAITSLISTNPKTSPSSTIPLSPPKICIPFQFADSSYRPLTRSSFESTHPDSVSPKSAAVKGLSSAESSSGFPSTVRIAGLNSNGKGGGPAFVGQVFSMCDLSGTGLMAVSTHFDIPFISKRTPEWLKKVFTTVTKSERKGPVFRFFMDLGDAVTYVKRLNIPSGVVGACRLDLAYEHFKEKPHLFQFVPNEKQVKAANQLLKTIPQSDGRRKVDGVPVFSAQNLDIAIATTDGIKWYTPYFFDKSMLDNILEESVDQHFHALIQTRHMQRRRDVIDDNLAAEVIEEMGDSMLEPPEVQEMMDEIGHPAIPLNVISKAAEIQLLYAVDRVILGNRWLRKATGIQPKFPYMVDSFEKRSASSFRRASEPASYLAKSKTDADTSKLNLEDGAQANHEPITDLRLQFGDWFKSLGLKQQQKPEKGSEISECRKQKLEMNPFLPKITMVGISTGEAGQMSKASLKKTMEDLTRELEHTDRENAPGSSNNGNDLEMEDRDPLFVANVGDYYSGMSKTNSPRLVRGGSK; translated from the exons ATGTCCTTGTCACCCGACCCAAACCACCACCACCAGCCATCTAACTTCTTCCACTCAGCCACCACCGCTATTACCTCTCTTATCTCCACTAATCCTAAAACGTCACCGTCTTCAACAATCCCACTCTCTCCACCCAAAATTTGCATCCCTTTTCAATTTGCCGACTCCTCTTATCGTCCACTCACCCGCTCGTCCTTCGAGTCTACTCACCCTGACTCTGTTTCTCCAAAATCTGCCGCCGTTAAAGGCTTGTCATCTGCCGAGTCAAGCTCTGGATTTCCATCAACGGTCAGGATTGCTGGCCTCAATTCTAACGGCAAGGGTGGTGGGCCCGCTTTTGTCGGTCAGGTTTTCAGTATGTGCGATCTTTCCGGGACTGGACTTATGGCTGTCTCTACTCATTTTGATATTCCTTTCATTTCCAAAAG AACACCTGAGTGGCTTAAGAAGGTCTTTACAACAGTCACCAAGAGTGAGAGGAAAGGGCCTGTGTTTCGTTTTTTCATGGATTTAGGTGATGCGG ttACATATGTTAAACGGCTAAATATTCCAAGTGGCGTGGTGGGCGCTTGCCGCCTTGATTTAGCATATGAACATTTCAAG GAAAAACCCCACCTATTTCAGTTTGTTCCGAATGAGAAACAG GTTAAGGCTGCAAACCAACTTCTCAAGACAATTCCTCAGAGTGATGGCAGAAGGAAGGTTGACGGTGTTCCTGTTTTCAGTGCTCAAAATTTAGATATTGCAATAGCCACTACAGATGGGATTAAATG GTATACTCCATATTTTTTTGACAAAAGCATGCTAGATAACATTCTCGAAGAATCTGTTGATCAGCATTTTCATGCTTTAATTCAAACTCGGCACATGCAGCGCCGACGTGATGTTATTGACGATAACTTAGCTGCAGAGGTGATCGAAGAAATGGGAGACAGCATGTTGGAGCCACCGGAG GTTCAGGAAATGATGGATGAGATTGGCCACCCTGCTATACCTTTGAACGTTATTTCAAAGGCTGCTGAAATCCAACTTCTTTATGCTGTTGACAGGGTAATATTAGGTAATAGGTGGTTAAGAAAAGCAACTGGTATTCAGCCCAAGTTTCCATATATGGTTGACTCTTTTGAGAAAAG GAGTGCATCTTCTTTCCGGAGAGCCTCTGAGCCTGCCAGTTATCTCGCCAAATCTAAAACAGATGCTGACACTTCAAAGCTTAATTTAGAAGATGGTGCTCAAGCCAATCATGAACCGATAACAGACCTGCGTCTGCAGTTTGGAGACTGGTTTAAGAGTCTAGGGTTGAAACAACAGCAGAAACCTGAAAAGGGATCAGAAATAAG TGAATGCAGAAAGCAAAAACTAGAGATGAATCCTTTTCTTCCAAAGATTACAATGGTTGGCATCTCAACCGGAGAAGCAGGACAAATGAGCAAAGCTAGTTTAAAGAAGACAATGGAGgatctaaccagagagttggAGCATACAGATAGGGAAAATGCCCCAGGTAGTAGCAATAATGGCAATGACTTAGAAATGGAAGACAGGGATCCGCTCTTTGTGGCTAATGTAGGTGATTACTACTCTGGTATGTCAAAGACAAATTCACCTCGATTGGTTCGCGGAGGAAGCAAATAA